GAAAAAAATCTAATTGTATCCAATAAAATCGTCATGAACCTGGAAATTCAAGATAAAACAGTTATTTTGTTAAGACAGCATAAAAAGAGGTCCTTCCATGTAGAAAAACCCCTTTTTTATCATTATTTACTTTTGGTCCCATTTGCCGTTTTCTTTAATTTATCTACTTCAAACGCCGTTAACTCTCGGGAATCACCGGGATTTAAATGGCGTAAATCTAAAAATGAATAACGTTCACGTTTTAACTTCATCACAGGGTGCCCAACCGCTTCAAACATTCGTTTTACTTGGTGGTTCCAGCCTTCATGAATCGTTAATTCGACAATAGCTGTCTGATTTTGAACATTATGTGATAATAGTTTAGCACGTGCCTTACTTGTTTTTCTGCCATCTAATACGATACCACGTTCCAAACGATTTAAAGTTTGTAGCGTAGGAATACCTTTTACTTTAGCAACATAAACTTTATCCATTTGATGTTTTGGATGCATCAATAAATTTGCAAATTCACCATCATTAGTTAATAAAATAAGACCACTGGTATCATAATCCAAACGTCCTACAGGATAAATTCGTTCAACATATTGCGGCAAATAATCCAATACGACCGGACGTCCTTTATCGTCTGAAACCGCGCTAATGACTTGTTTTGGCTTATACAGTAAAACATAGACAGGATGTTCACGATAAATTGGCACGCCATCTACTTCTACGACGTCATGTGAACTTACTTTTACGCCTAATTCCTTTACTGTTTTACCATTCACAGATACTCTACCTTCTAAAATTAATGCTTCACATTTTCGTCGACTATCCACGCCGGCATGTGCCATTACTTTTTGTAATCGTTCCATCTAGTCTACCACCTCTTCTTCATCAAACAAATTAATTTCCCATTGCTTCGTTGAAAATAACGCTTCACTCACCGGTTCAGCATTCAATAACAATGGTTCCAAGTCTGGCAAATCATCCAATGATGTTAAGCCAAAATAATCCATAAAATACGGCGTTATACCGTATAATACTGGCCGCCCAGGTGCTTCTACCCGTCCAACTTCTTTAATTAAATCTCGTAACAATAGCTTTTGTAACATCCCACTTGAAGATACCCCACGAATTTCATCAATGCCCATACGTGTAATCGGTTGACGATACGCGATAATCGCTAAAGTCTCGATTGCAGCACGCGATAATTGTTGTGTATACGGTGATTGTGCAAATTGCTCCACATCTGATTCTAATTCTCTTTTCGTAATCAAACGGTATTGTTGATTAAAATTAACCAATTCAATCGGCAGCTCTTCATCGTTAACAAAATCCAACTGTAATTGTGCTAATACTTCATTAACTTCCTGTAAAGAAATTGCCAATGTATTGGCTAATTGCTCACGAGTAACACCTTCACTGCCAGCAACAAATAAGATACCAAATACTCGTTTTTTTAATGATACTCCCAAGTACATCCTCCTATTTCTAACTCGCTCGGGCTGCCTTTGACGCCCACTTCAAAAGTCCTTTACGTGCGATGCTTGCACTAAAAAGCCTTTCTCCAGTGGTTCAAGGCAGAACACCCTCGCTCACACCATGGTTATTCTGGCTCCAACTCGCTGAAATGACTCCACTTCAATAGCCGCCGCTGTGCGCTTTGCGTACGCTGTTGGCTTT
The genomic region above belongs to Aerococcaceae bacterium zg-1292 and contains:
- the scpB gene encoding SMC-Scp complex subunit ScpB, with the translated sequence MYLGVSLKKRVFGILFVAGSEGVTREQLANTLAISLQEVNEVLAQLQLDFVNDEELPIELVNFNQQYRLITKRELESDVEQFAQSPYTQQLSRAAIETLAIIAYRQPITRMGIDEIRGVSSSGMLQKLLLRDLIKEVGRVEAPGRPVLYGITPYFMDYFGLTSLDDLPDLEPLLLNAEPVSEALFSTKQWEINLFDEEEVVD
- a CDS encoding rRNA pseudouridine synthase: MERLQKVMAHAGVDSRRKCEALILEGRVSVNGKTVKELGVKVSSHDVVEVDGVPIYREHPVYVLLYKPKQVISAVSDDKGRPVVLDYLPQYVERIYPVGRLDYDTSGLILLTNDGEFANLLMHPKHQMDKVYVAKVKGIPTLQTLNRLERGIVLDGRKTSKARAKLLSHNVQNQTAIVELTIHEGWNHQVKRMFEAVGHPVMKLKRERYSFLDLRHLNPGDSRELTAFEVDKLKKTANGTKSK